TTCTCTATCTGTATTAAAAGCGAGAGTTAAAGTAGCAATAAGAAAAAAATCAAATAATAAAGTGCTTTATTCTAATGGTATAAAACTAGACCAAAAGTTATTAAAGGTATATAAAAATGAAGTGGATTTGGAGCTTAGTGCTGTAGAATATAAGCTTATTAATTATTTGATTGAGAATAAAGGGCAAATATTATTGAAAGAACAAATTTTACATCATATATGGGATAGTGAAGAAAATTATGTTGATGAGAATATTGTATCTGTAAATATAAGAAGACTTAGAATGAAGGTAGAAGATAACCCCTCTAATCCAAAGTATATAAAAACAGCTTATAGAATGGGTTATCTATGGAATGAGGTAGAATAATATGTTGGTCCTATTTTTTGCAATATGTATGATAATTATATCTATAATAACTATTAAAAAAAGTCAAAATACATGTGATGAATTGAGTCTAATGCTAAATCAATTATTGGAAGGTAAAGAAGTTTCTTATCCAGATACAAAAGATACAAGAGTGTCAAAAATTTCTTATCAAGTAAAAAAAGTTAAAGATATGATAGAGATAGAGGTAGAGCAATCAAAATCAGAAAAGGAAGCAATTAAAAGTTTAATTTCAAACATGTCACATCAATTAAAAACACCACTATCAAATATTACCATTTACTGTGAACTTTTAGAAAATATAAATCTTCCCACATCTAAAAAAGAAGAGTTTTTACAAAAAATGAAAAATCAAACTTTTAAAATTGACTGGTTGTTAGAATCACTATTTAAAATGACTAAATTAGAAGATGGAGTTATTGAATTTGAAGCAGAAGAACTGCTGATTAAAGATACTATTGTTCAAAGTATCAGTACTGTTTTTAATAAAGCAGAATCTAAAGACATAAAAATAAATTTAGAAACATTTTCAGATATAAAGCTATTTCATAATAAGAAATGGACTATAGAAGCAATTGTAAATGTATTAGAAAATGCAATAAAATATTCACCATCAAATAGTATAATTACTATTTCTGTAGAAAAAATGGAATTATATACTAAAATTATAATCAAAGATGAAGGAATAGGTATTGATAGCAAAGAATTGAACAATATTTTTAAAAGATTTTATAGAAGTAAAAATGTTGAAAATCAAAATGGTACAGGAATTGGTCTATATCTTACAAGATTAATTTTAGAAAAAGAAAATGGAAATATTATAGTAGAATCCAAATTAGGAAGTGGAAGTTGTTTTAGTATCTTCTTACAAAACTGTAAGAGTTTAAATTAACTTTGTAGGATGGGTGTAATTATCGTCACTTACAATATCTTATAAGAGCTTATACTTTAAGTTATGTTGAAAGGAGAAATAAAATGAGTATATTAGTGACGAATCATTTAGTAAAACATTATGGAGAAGATGAAAATAAGGTCAATGCACTAAATGGAGTAAGCATAGAAATTGAAAAGGCTACATTTACTGCTATAGTTGGAACTTCTGGTTCTGGTAAAAGTACATTATTAAACATTATAGGTGGGTTGGACAACCCCTCATCAGGAGAAGTAATAATTAAAGGGAAAAACATATCTAAACTAAGAAAAAAGGATTTGACTGTATTTAGAAGAAGGAATATAGGTTTTATATTTCAAAATTACAGTTTAATACCAGTATTAAATGTCTATGATAATATTGCTCTTCCTGTTACATTAGATAAAGGAAGTTATGTAGACCATGACTATATTGAAATGCTAATGAATACATTAGGTATTTGGGACAAACGACTAAAATTTCCAAGTGAACTTTCTGGAGGACAACAGCAGAGAGTAGCAATTGCTAGAGCTTTAGCAAATAAACCTGCACTTATACTAGCTGATGAACCAACAGGAAATCTTGATAGTAAGACCACAATGGAAGTGGTCTGTTTATTAAAAGAAAGTAGCGCAAAATTTCACCAAACAATACTTATGGTAACACATAATGAAAATATAGCACAAATATGCGATTCTATTATACATATTGAAGATGGAATTGTAGTAAATAATGGCGGTGAAATACTATGATATCTTTAATGAAGTTTGCAATTCAATATATTAAACATTATAAAAAACAATCTATATCTATAATTTTAAGTATTGTACTATCAGTAGCTTTATTAACAGGAATTGGTTCTTTAGTACATAGTGCAAATAAAAGTAGAATTGAAAAAATAAGAGAAGATAATGGAGATTATCATTTTTATTTTAAGGTAGACAATAAACAACTACAAAAAATTAAGAAAAACAAAAAATCAAATGAATATACTATAAATAGACTTGGTATCACAAATACTAAAGGCTCTATAGATGAACCTTTTATTATGAATTTTTTAAGTGTGGATTCATCTTATTTAGATATGACAGGTAGAAAATTATTGAAAGGAAAGCTTCCTAGCAAAGAAGGAGAAATAGCACTTGATACCTATTCATTGAATAATTTAAATCTAAAAGAAAAAATTGGAACGGAGATAAAATTAGATGGAAAAATTTATAAGTTATGTGGGGTTTTATCTGATCTTTTAAATCCAGAAACTACTTTAGAAGGATTT
This sequence is a window from Clostridioides difficile. Protein-coding genes within it:
- a CDS encoding ABC transporter ATP-binding protein, translating into MSILVTNHLVKHYGEDENKVNALNGVSIEIEKATFTAIVGTSGSGKSTLLNIIGGLDNPSSGEVIIKGKNISKLRKKDLTVFRRRNIGFIFQNYSLIPVLNVYDNIALPVTLDKGSYVDHDYIEMLMNTLGIWDKRLKFPSELSGGQQQRVAIARALANKPALILADEPTGNLDSKTTMEVVCLLKESSAKFHQTILMVTHNENIAQICDSIIHIEDGIVVNNGGEIL
- a CDS encoding response regulator transcription factor; this encodes MNLLIIEDDTSLNEGLFYAFESEGFNVLKAYTKQEGLHVFNNKNIDFIILDCNLPDGNGFDVCKQIREKSDIPIIMLTARDSEIDEVTGLEIGLDDYITKPFSLSVLKARVKVAIRKKSNNKVLYSNGIKLDQKLLKVYKNEVDLELSAVEYKLINYLIENKGQILLKEQILHHIWDSEENYVDENIVSVNIRRLRMKVEDNPSNPKYIKTAYRMGYLWNEVE
- a CDS encoding HAMP domain-containing histidine kinase, producing MLVLFFAICMIIISIITIKKSQNTCDELSLMLNQLLEGKEVSYPDTKDTRVSKISYQVKKVKDMIEIEVEQSKSEKEAIKSLISNMSHQLKTPLSNITIYCELLENINLPTSKKEEFLQKMKNQTFKIDWLLESLFKMTKLEDGVIEFEAEELLIKDTIVQSISTVFNKAESKDIKINLETFSDIKLFHNKKWTIEAIVNVLENAIKYSPSNSIITISVEKMELYTKIIIKDEGIGIDSKELNNIFKRFYRSKNVENQNGTGIGLYLTRLILEKENGNIIVESKLGSGSCFSIFLQNCKSLN